A genome region from Maridesulfovibrio salexigens DSM 2638 includes the following:
- a CDS encoding phosphopantetheine-binding protein → MELTKIDNEVKLHTKLKELLIDELNLVDVTVDEIEDDAPLFGEGLGLDSLDAVEIVVLVQKNFNVEIKNMEEGKTAFQSVNSLVDFIKERQA, encoded by the coding sequence GTGGAACTGACAAAAATTGATAACGAGGTAAAATTGCATACTAAACTAAAAGAACTGCTTATTGATGAACTGAATCTTGTCGACGTAACCGTGGACGAGATTGAAGATGACGCCCCCCTGTTCGGCGAGGGGCTGGGACTTGATTCACTGGACGCGGTTGAAATCGTGGTTCTGGTTCAGAAAAATTTCAATGTGGAAATCAAGAACATGGAAGAGGGCAAGACTGCCTTCCAGTCCGTGAACAGTCTTGTTGATTTCATCAAGGAAAGACAGGCCTAA
- a CDS encoding MMPL family transporter, producing MFFNKLNTPAAENRRHQTKSALFLILFILLFVIPLLSVSFSEDISAMLPSGENGNIKRDFALLQKAPLAGKILISISSNSLDEDKIGAVAQSMAAKMNTPLLEDSNSLETTPQQIMDYLLKQAPNLTTQNDLKKLQKLTGEAAIDRSLSDAKRRLMSPAGIGMRGIIAADPLNLRTIYLPKIASMQNLPRTKRIGNRYFVAGKNGLLLIAKTNVSMTDSKNGILLLERFKEIKKAALTENNLKQSDIYIEMLSGHCYTTANASVIKKDILTVSIISIGALILLFFFGFRSKGALSVFLAPGVAIMAGLGFCAFFYNDMSAIVIGFGAVLMGISIDFAVHTYFSLAENPEDKAAAMRKISKPVLFGAATSCASFAALYVSGIPGIKQLSIFSVAGIIAACAYALLFVPRFCNSFPEAGKSKSIFQINGNKKLILWSTGIIFAISIAGALSNNFDTELKNLGYISKELSHAEKHFQNNWSQMHAQSMLFATGKDMETALQTNEKAWADINKNLVNIKAVSIAETLPSLATIAENRNRWASFWDGRKEDTEQTVLESGKKLGFASGAFTPAMDLLAAPAPALSAEIYRTGPLSFIYDLLVPPSNDGQEKLVMTLLPDNKQVDGYYSAQKEMELGVRLVSQSRFKANLEQEMKLDIIKFISCSGIMVALLILGLFRNLRRAILALFPAIFGVTVTFGLLGVLQIPLNIFHIVALPLVIGLGADYGIFMVFQEIKTPSAWTIKAVKISGLTTLAGFGVLVFAKHPSLNSLGATVSIGITAALCCAIFILPQLLRLSEDKHA from the coding sequence ATGTTTTTCAACAAGTTGAATACTCCCGCAGCAGAAAACAGAAGACATCAAACAAAAAGCGCGCTGTTTCTTATTCTTTTCATCCTGCTCTTCGTCATCCCGCTGCTTTCAGTTTCTTTTTCTGAAGACATTTCAGCCATGCTTCCCAGCGGAGAAAACGGCAATATCAAGCGCGATTTCGCGTTGCTCCAAAAAGCTCCATTGGCCGGAAAAATACTTATTTCCATCTCCAGCAATTCTTTAGACGAAGATAAAATCGGTGCTGTTGCCCAAAGCATGGCAGCCAAGATGAATACCCCGTTGCTTGAGGATTCCAATTCACTGGAAACAACTCCGCAGCAGATAATGGACTATCTGCTCAAACAGGCACCAAATCTGACCACACAAAATGATCTGAAGAAGCTGCAAAAACTTACCGGCGAAGCGGCAATAGACAGGAGCTTAAGTGACGCAAAAAGACGGCTTATGTCTCCGGCAGGTATTGGTATGCGCGGAATTATAGCCGCTGACCCGCTTAATTTACGCACTATCTATCTCCCAAAAATTGCATCCATGCAGAACCTTCCTCGCACCAAGAGGATTGGTAATAGATATTTTGTAGCCGGAAAAAATGGACTGCTGCTCATTGCCAAAACCAATGTTTCCATGACTGATTCTAAAAACGGGATTCTGCTGTTGGAACGTTTCAAGGAAATAAAAAAAGCAGCATTGACGGAAAACAATCTCAAACAATCTGACATTTATATCGAAATGCTGAGCGGGCATTGCTACACAACCGCCAATGCTTCGGTCATAAAAAAAGATATCCTGACGGTTTCAATTATCTCCATTGGCGCATTAATCCTGCTGTTTTTCTTTGGATTCCGCAGTAAAGGAGCTCTTAGCGTCTTCCTTGCTCCGGGCGTTGCAATCATGGCCGGACTGGGCTTTTGCGCATTTTTTTATAATGACATGTCCGCAATAGTCATCGGATTCGGTGCTGTTCTAATGGGCATTTCCATCGACTTTGCTGTACACACCTATTTTTCCTTGGCTGAAAACCCTGAGGACAAAGCCGCAGCCATGCGCAAAATAAGCAAGCCTGTGCTTTTCGGTGCCGCGACTTCATGCGCGTCCTTTGCCGCCCTCTATGTATCAGGCATTCCGGGCATCAAACAACTTTCCATATTCTCTGTTGCCGGAATAATTGCGGCCTGCGCTTACGCCCTGCTCTTTGTACCCCGGTTCTGCAATTCATTTCCTGAAGCAGGAAAGAGTAAGTCCATTTTCCAGATTAACGGGAACAAAAAACTCATACTTTGGAGCACAGGAATTATCTTTGCGATTTCAATTGCAGGCGCATTGAGCAACAATTTCGACACGGAACTGAAAAATCTGGGCTACATTTCAAAAGAACTTTCCCATGCGGAAAAACATTTTCAGAACAATTGGAGCCAGATGCACGCCCAATCCATGCTTTTTGCTACAGGAAAAGATATGGAAACAGCCTTGCAAACCAATGAAAAAGCATGGGCCGATATCAATAAAAATCTGGTCAACATTAAAGCGGTCAGCATTGCCGAGACCTTGCCTTCACTTGCAACTATTGCCGAGAATAGAAATCGCTGGGCATCATTTTGGGATGGCAGAAAAGAAGATACCGAGCAAACCGTTCTGGAAAGCGGCAAGAAGTTAGGGTTTGCATCCGGCGCATTTACCCCGGCTATGGACCTACTCGCAGCTCCAGCACCTGCCCTTAGCGCAGAGATATACAGAACCGGACCACTGAGCTTCATCTATGATTTACTTGTACCGCCGAGCAATGACGGACAGGAAAAACTGGTCATGACCCTGCTCCCGGATAACAAGCAGGTGGATGGATACTATTCAGCGCAGAAAGAAATGGAACTGGGCGTCCGCCTCGTTTCCCAATCCCGCTTCAAAGCAAACCTTGAACAGGAAATGAAGCTGGACATTATCAAATTCATCAGCTGCTCGGGAATTATGGTGGCACTGCTAATTTTAGGATTATTCCGAAATCTTCGCCGGGCGATTCTGGCACTTTTCCCGGCAATTTTCGGGGTAACTGTAACCTTTGGCCTGCTGGGCGTTTTGCAGATACCGCTTAACATTTTCCACATCGTGGCCCTGCCGCTTGTCATCGGCCTTGGAGCCGATTACGGAATATTTATGGTTTTTCAGGAAATTAAAACACCTTCTGCGTGGACCATCAAAGCTGTAAAAATTTCGGGTCTGACCACCTTGGCGGGCTTCGGAGTTCTTGTTTTTGCCAAGCATCCCTCGCTCAATTCATTAGGAGCAACAGTTTCCATCGGGATCACGGCGGCCCTCTGCTGCGCGATTTTTATACTTCCGCAACTGTTGCGCTTGAGCGAGGACAAGCATGCGTAA
- a CDS encoding acyl-CoA thioesterase, which translates to MARKSYFPKIEGAPEPLRHIVKRKVRFEEVDPMNIVWHGRYSSYFEDGRTALGDLYGVGYMDFYRYKVAAPIKKMQVDYIKPLRFGETFSIETLLHWTEAARMNYEFIIRDAAGEKATTGCTVQLFVQNDELMMFQPDFFAELCEKWKNGTLNPIDRTF; encoded by the coding sequence ATGGCACGCAAATCATATTTTCCGAAAATTGAAGGCGCGCCTGAACCATTGCGCCATATTGTGAAACGCAAAGTCCGTTTTGAAGAAGTGGACCCCATGAATATTGTCTGGCACGGGCGCTACTCCAGTTATTTTGAAGACGGACGCACTGCACTCGGTGATTTGTACGGTGTTGGGTATATGGATTTTTACCGTTACAAAGTAGCCGCGCCGATCAAAAAAATGCAGGTGGATTACATCAAACCGCTCCGTTTCGGGGAAACTTTCAGTATTGAAACCCTGCTGCACTGGACCGAGGCCGCACGCATGAATTACGAATTCATCATCCGCGATGCTGCCGGAGAAAAAGCGACCACCGGCTGCACTGTCCAGCTCTTCGTCCAAAACGATGAACTGATGATGTTCCAACCGGACTTCTTTGCCGAGCTCTGCGAGAAATGGAAGAATGGCACTCTTAATCCCATAGACAGGACTTTCTAA
- a CDS encoding DUF2062 domain-containing protein: MQVKPLIVIPVYNHGATLRDVARRALNYGEVLIIDDGSTDGGSDKISDLELTVVSHKENLGKGQAILTAADKARELGKTHIITIDADGQHFPEDLPIFLEAIEQSPEAIFVGSRNFEGQNVPGASKFGRSFSNFWLRVQTGSKLSDVQSGFRAYPLEIFSVIKTSETRYAFEVEILVKSAWAGYELKDLPIEVHYPSPDERVSHFDTIKDNVRISLLNTKLTMRSFMPVPHRQYDKDEEGKITPIHPLRSLRILLSKDETPLNLAIAGAMGMLLGTLPLIAMHSIAILLLCGFFRLSKITGLAVSQLCIPPLVPALCIEVGHYMRYNQFLTEISLQTLGYEALDRFYEWVLGSLVLGPSFAAIIGITIYIMAFTIKRFLDMKPQ; the protein is encoded by the coding sequence ATGCAGGTTAAGCCGCTAATCGTTATCCCCGTATATAACCACGGTGCAACTTTACGCGATGTTGCCAGACGAGCTCTGAACTACGGTGAAGTGCTGATTATTGATGACGGCAGCACTGACGGCGGTTCTGATAAAATCAGCGACCTTGAACTTACTGTGGTCAGCCACAAGGAAAATCTCGGCAAAGGTCAGGCTATCCTTACCGCCGCGGACAAAGCTCGTGAGTTGGGCAAGACCCACATAATCACCATTGATGCCGATGGACAACATTTCCCTGAAGATCTCCCGATTTTTCTGGAAGCAATCGAGCAAAGCCCTGAAGCTATTTTCGTTGGCAGCAGGAATTTCGAAGGGCAGAATGTGCCTGGAGCCTCCAAGTTCGGACGCAGCTTTTCCAATTTCTGGCTGAGGGTTCAGACCGGATCAAAACTCAGTGATGTGCAAAGCGGATTCCGCGCCTACCCGCTGGAAATTTTCTCCGTGATAAAAACTTCTGAAACCCGCTACGCCTTTGAGGTAGAGATTCTGGTAAAATCAGCATGGGCCGGATACGAGCTGAAAGACCTGCCCATTGAAGTGCACTACCCTTCACCGGACGAACGGGTTTCGCATTTTGATACCATCAAGGATAATGTACGCATTTCACTTTTGAATACAAAGCTGACCATGCGTTCGTTTATGCCTGTGCCCCACCGCCAGTACGACAAGGATGAAGAGGGGAAAATAACCCCCATCCACCCCCTGCGTTCACTGCGCATCCTGCTCTCCAAAGATGAGACACCGCTTAATCTGGCAATTGCCGGGGCCATGGGTATGCTGCTGGGCACCTTGCCGCTCATAGCCATGCACTCAATTGCGATCCTTCTTCTTTGCGGATTTTTCAGGCTTAGCAAGATTACCGGACTTGCCGTAAGCCAGCTCTGCATTCCGCCGCTGGTTCCGGCCCTGTGTATCGAGGTCGGGCACTATATGCGCTACAACCAGTTCCTGACCGAAATATCATTGCAGACACTAGGCTACGAAGCACTGGATCGCTTCTATGAATGGGTCTTGGGTTCACTGGTTTTAGGGCCGTCATTCGCAGCAATTATCGGCATTACGATCTACATTATGGCGTTTACCATTAAACGGTTTTTAGATATGAAACCGCAGTAG
- a CDS encoding lipid biosynthesis B12-binding/radical SAM protein, with protein sequence MPIVFLISSNTNVEPYPIYPIGMSVIAGALHDAGHEVIQYDMLAAGNSLDLLRAALAEAKPDYAGISIRNVDNVDSFTSHTNKFIQKAKNIVDVLKEAKIPVIAGGAGFSLLPEEILDFTGADYGIVGEGERKMVELIAQLEQGKKTRHIYGKEKGIPGHEIQVPHWDPQLLRYYLKESGVINVQTKRGCEHCCSYCTYPHLEGHKMRVRPVNEIADELEMLCNCGADNIFFTDSVFNDRAGHYLQMAEEIIRREIKISWCGFFQPGPIEQDELALLKRSGLQAMEVGTDAASDTTLKGLRKSFTFDEVMEFNEKCVQQHIPCAHFVIFGGPDETMDTVREGIDNINSLRNCVVFPFSGIRLHEGTPLFTRAVKEGLIRPNQSLLEPFYYFSPRLDKDEMNATLTEGFKKRRDRLFPPDEGQQRINIMKKFGFRGILWDQLIKFDDQPGNKTSTKSAADSAYAG encoded by the coding sequence ATGCCCATTGTTTTTCTCATTTCAAGCAACACCAATGTAGAACCGTACCCGATTTACCCCATCGGCATGTCGGTTATTGCAGGTGCCTTGCATGATGCCGGACACGAAGTAATCCAATATGACATGCTTGCGGCGGGCAACTCCCTTGATCTCCTGCGGGCTGCGCTTGCTGAGGCAAAACCGGATTACGCCGGAATATCAATCCGCAATGTGGATAACGTAGACTCCTTCACCTCCCACACCAACAAGTTCATCCAAAAAGCAAAAAACATTGTGGACGTACTGAAAGAAGCCAAAATTCCGGTCATTGCCGGGGGCGCAGGTTTCTCCCTGCTGCCGGAGGAAATCCTTGATTTCACCGGGGCGGACTACGGTATTGTCGGCGAGGGTGAGCGCAAAATGGTCGAGCTTATTGCACAGCTGGAACAGGGTAAAAAGACAAGACATATTTACGGCAAGGAAAAAGGAATTCCCGGCCACGAAATACAGGTTCCGCACTGGGACCCGCAGCTACTGCGCTATTACCTCAAAGAAAGCGGGGTTATTAATGTGCAGACCAAGCGTGGTTGCGAACATTGCTGCTCCTACTGTACTTATCCTCACCTTGAAGGGCATAAAATGCGGGTCCGTCCGGTAAATGAGATTGCAGATGAGCTTGAAATGCTCTGCAATTGCGGTGCGGATAATATTTTCTTTACCGACTCTGTGTTCAATGACCGCGCAGGTCATTACCTGCAAATGGCCGAAGAAATTATACGCCGCGAAATTAAAATCAGCTGGTGCGGATTTTTCCAGCCCGGTCCTATTGAACAAGATGAACTGGCCCTGCTAAAACGTTCCGGCCTGCAAGCCATGGAAGTAGGAACTGACGCCGCCAGCGACACCACTCTCAAAGGGTTGCGGAAAAGCTTCACTTTCGATGAGGTCATGGAATTTAACGAAAAATGTGTGCAGCAACACATTCCATGCGCCCATTTTGTAATTTTCGGCGGACCTGATGAAACTATGGATACAGTGCGTGAAGGGATAGATAACATTAACTCTTTGCGTAACTGTGTAGTTTTTCCATTTTCAGGCATACGGCTGCATGAGGGAACCCCGCTCTTTACAAGAGCCGTTAAAGAGGGTTTAATCCGCCCCAACCAATCGCTGCTTGAACCTTTTTATTACTTCTCCCCCCGGCTCGATAAAGATGAGATGAATGCGACCCTGACCGAAGGATTCAAGAAACGCAGGGATCGACTATTCCCGCCTGACGAAGGCCAGCAACGCATTAACATTATGAAAAAATTTGGATTCCGGGGGATTCTCTGGGACCAGTTGATAAAATTTGATGACCAGCCCGGAAATAAAACATCTACTAAGTCAGCCGCAGATTCCGCTTATGCAGGTTAA
- a CDS encoding LolA family protein, whose amino-acid sequence MAIVKKTILLTFLLLVISASNAIADRQSDFLKELQTRSQSIKSISSDFTQQSHITLFAEVMEAKGKFCFARPNNLRWEYTAPFVSGFLLKGQKGLKWDGASKESTQFNTETSPEMAIISEQILAWTTMDIPWLQSLYSIKVTNYSPAVMELTPKSSKTKHFLNLIRIFFAPDETHLESIELHEPSGDYTKIIFSNVLLNQKLDQDIFLKE is encoded by the coding sequence ATGGCAATTGTAAAAAAAACAATTCTGCTCACTTTTCTGCTTCTGGTCATTTCAGCAAGCAACGCAATTGCAGACAGGCAGTCTGATTTCCTAAAGGAACTGCAAACCCGTTCGCAATCCATAAAATCCATCAGCAGCGATTTTACCCAGCAAAGCCATATCACTCTTTTCGCAGAAGTAATGGAAGCCAAGGGTAAATTCTGTTTTGCCCGCCCGAATAATTTACGCTGGGAATACACTGCTCCATTTGTATCCGGCTTCCTGCTGAAAGGTCAGAAAGGCTTGAAATGGGACGGGGCAAGCAAAGAATCAACTCAATTCAACACCGAAACCTCACCGGAAATGGCTATAATTTCGGAACAGATTCTGGCTTGGACAACCATGGATATCCCATGGTTGCAATCCCTTTATTCAATCAAAGTTACCAACTATTCCCCGGCAGTGATGGAATTGACTCCGAAATCGAGCAAAACGAAACATTTTTTAAATCTGATCCGCATCTTTTTTGCTCCCGATGAGACTCACCTTGAGTCTATCGAACTGCATGAACCGAGTGGTGATTACACAAAAATAATTTTTAGCAACGTGCTGTTAAATCAAAAACTGGATCAGGATATTTTCCTGAAAGAGTAA
- a CDS encoding beta-ketoacyl-[acyl-carrier-protein] synthase family protein: MDRPVSICACGCICAAGKDPRTCLETMLNGDVQPTFEPDFSYDQPMHSPVFAVPQEWLEKQDRTPALTETMHLLFPAVDEALTQAALNTEKLSGLKVGSCIGSSTGASLNFKSFYQQWREGNESDLEVIESYIHCNPATALAENYSLNGPVQTVTNACSSGTDAIGIAASWIRQGLCDLVIAGGADALSGISYTGFSRLMITSTEKCRPFDKDRQGLNLGEGAAVLILASEEAKQELGLDSIAEVMGYGTCCDAYHLTAPHPEGTGLKQAINDALERSGINAREIGFINVHGTGTENNDRVEGQVISEIFPGIPFTGTKGFTGHTLGAAGAIEAVMSVMSLQNGLLMPTSGFSEAVAESPAIPVTKRMEITAEYALSDSLAFGGNNSALVFKKGAA, from the coding sequence ATGGACCGTCCCGTCAGCATTTGTGCTTGCGGCTGCATCTGTGCCGCCGGAAAAGACCCCCGTACATGTTTAGAAACCATGCTGAACGGAGATGTCCAGCCGACTTTTGAACCCGATTTTTCCTACGACCAGCCCATGCACTCGCCTGTATTTGCGGTGCCGCAGGAATGGCTGGAAAAACAGGACCGGACTCCCGCACTGACCGAAACCATGCACCTGCTTTTTCCTGCTGTGGATGAAGCTCTGACCCAAGCCGCGCTAAATACAGAAAAACTGTCCGGCCTGAAAGTAGGATCCTGCATCGGTTCATCAACCGGAGCTTCGCTCAACTTCAAATCATTCTACCAGCAATGGCGCGAAGGCAACGAGTCTGATCTTGAAGTTATCGAAAGCTATATCCATTGCAATCCTGCTACGGCTCTGGCTGAGAACTACAGTTTAAACGGTCCGGTTCAAACAGTGACCAACGCCTGCTCTTCCGGCACCGACGCCATCGGTATTGCTGCTTCATGGATCAGACAGGGGCTGTGTGATCTGGTTATTGCCGGGGGTGCAGACGCGCTGAGCGGAATTTCCTATACCGGATTCTCCCGGCTGATGATCACCAGTACTGAAAAATGCCGTCCCTTTGACAAGGACAGGCAGGGTTTGAACCTCGGTGAAGGCGCGGCAGTTCTTATTCTTGCAAGCGAAGAGGCAAAACAGGAGCTGGGGCTCGATTCCATTGCCGAAGTAATGGGTTACGGCACCTGCTGTGATGCCTACCATCTGACTGCACCGCATCCAGAAGGGACCGGACTGAAACAGGCGATTAACGATGCTCTTGAACGCAGCGGAATCAATGCCCGCGAAATCGGATTCATTAATGTTCACGGTACCGGAACCGAGAACAATGATCGCGTTGAAGGCCAGGTCATCAGCGAAATTTTCCCCGGCATCCCATTTACCGGAACCAAAGGTTTTACCGGACACACCTTGGGTGCAGCCGGAGCCATAGAAGCGGTGATGTCGGTCATGTCTCTGCAAAACGGTTTGCTCATGCCCACCAGTGGATTCAGTGAAGCCGTTGCGGAATCGCCTGCAATCCCTGTTACCAAGCGCATGGAAATCACAGCCGAATACGCCCTCAGCGATTCACTGGCCTTCGGCGGCAACAACTCCGCCCTTGTTTTCAAAAAGGGGGCAGCATGA
- a CDS encoding acyltransferase, which produces MNRDKKWSSRSLAPAFFHHIFYGLIRILGRPGAYFLLFFVVGFYTLLPGVGKRPAEYIRRRFKPQNRLSELRHTFLLYWNFGKMLVDRAVLRILGDFKGSGSGEDKNKLQELYAEHKRLILLTGHVGCWQMGFSYLGFLDAPKAVVMLMERGDVDKHSFKWKVSGGNGQGSESKVEEITVINPAAPMGGTLEMLSALRDNSVLCINGDRTMSESRHNVQVDFLGGKIELPITPFKIAATTDTPIAIVFSSRNKAGEGLFRVAKVIYVPADTGKGEVRGAEAFIPYAQKFSTELEKYCQDNPYQFYNFYNLWN; this is translated from the coding sequence ATGAATCGCGACAAAAAATGGTCCAGCAGAAGTCTGGCCCCCGCATTTTTCCATCATATCTTTTACGGACTGATCCGTATATTGGGCAGACCGGGAGCATATTTCCTCCTGTTTTTTGTAGTCGGTTTTTACACTCTGCTGCCCGGAGTAGGCAAAAGGCCTGCTGAATATATCCGCCGCAGGTTCAAGCCGCAAAACAGGTTGAGCGAATTACGCCATACATTTCTGCTTTACTGGAATTTCGGAAAAATGCTGGTCGACCGGGCTGTGCTGCGCATTCTGGGTGATTTTAAAGGCAGCGGTTCCGGAGAAGACAAAAATAAGCTGCAAGAACTTTACGCCGAACATAAACGGCTGATCCTGCTCACCGGTCATGTGGGCTGCTGGCAGATGGGCTTTTCATACCTCGGCTTTCTGGATGCACCGAAGGCTGTTGTCATGCTCATGGAACGCGGAGATGTGGACAAACATTCCTTCAAATGGAAGGTCTCCGGCGGAAACGGCCAAGGAAGTGAAAGTAAAGTCGAGGAAATCACTGTAATCAACCCCGCTGCCCCCATGGGCGGCACTCTGGAAATGCTCTCTGCCCTGCGTGATAATTCTGTACTCTGTATCAACGGAGACAGGACCATGAGTGAGAGCAGACATAATGTTCAGGTTGATTTTCTGGGCGGAAAAATTGAACTGCCGATAACCCCGTTCAAAATTGCAGCGACAACTGATACGCCTATAGCTATAGTTTTTTCCAGCCGCAACAAAGCCGGGGAAGGACTCTTCCGGGTAGCAAAAGTTATTTACGTACCTGCGGACACAGGTAAAGGGGAAGTGCGCGGAGCTGAGGCATTTATTCCCTATGCCCAGAAATTTTCCACTGAACTGGAAAAATATTGTCAGGACAATCCATACCAGTTCTACAATTTTTATAATCTGTGGAACTGA
- a CDS encoding 3-hydroxylacyl-ACP dehydratase yields the protein MNLPMQAEKLLPHRGQMLLLDSVLTVEEGAGTALADLSTKSIAKGKEGNVLAPFYIELVAQTYAAVCGYRLKSLGQPVPEGYLVGVQKFQIHPQKAEKFTSNELLISVQTVGDFDGFAVVEGTISCEGRTLAEGKIKLFVPQDESIAELFTQAKTGESASSWQL from the coding sequence ATGAATCTTCCCATGCAGGCTGAAAAACTGCTGCCCCATCGCGGGCAGATGCTGCTCTTGGACAGTGTGCTTACTGTCGAAGAAGGGGCAGGAACAGCGCTGGCAGACCTTTCCACAAAGAGCATAGCCAAAGGAAAAGAAGGCAATGTTTTGGCACCTTTTTATATAGAACTGGTGGCCCAGACATACGCCGCAGTGTGTGGTTACCGTCTTAAATCACTCGGTCAGCCAGTGCCGGAAGGTTATCTTGTCGGAGTGCAGAAATTCCAGATTCATCCCCAAAAGGCCGAAAAATTTACCAGTAACGAATTGCTGATCAGCGTTCAGACTGTAGGTGACTTTGACGGATTCGCAGTAGTAGAAGGGACTATCAGCTGTGAAGGTAGAACTTTAGCCGAGGGCAAAATTAAGCTCTTTGTGCCGCAGGACGAATCTATTGCAGAACTGTTTACACAGGCAAAAACCGGTGAGAGTGCATCCTCATGGCAATTGTAA
- a CDS encoding 3-hydroxyacyl-ACP dehydratase, with product MELNEHISNSCSDLEKTESGYKRSYIFKESFPGFDGHFPGNPILPGVIQTLLGQNSSMEALEREYPAEKLIMQSITRCKFLRPVKPMEKLDLTFSLKAKGLNHISICSLTVDGETAATYQLIFGPEEL from the coding sequence ATGGAACTGAACGAACATATTTCAAACAGCTGTAGCGATCTTGAGAAAACAGAATCCGGCTACAAACGTTCATATATTTTCAAGGAATCTTTTCCGGGATTTGATGGACATTTCCCCGGCAATCCCATCCTGCCCGGAGTAATCCAGACCCTGCTCGGACAGAATTCTTCAATGGAAGCCCTTGAACGCGAATACCCTGCGGAAAAATTAATCATGCAATCAATTACCCGCTGTAAATTCCTGCGTCCGGTCAAACCGATGGAAAAGCTGGATCTCACATTTTCCCTCAAGGCCAAAGGACTGAACCACATCTCCATATGTTCACTGACAGTAGATGGGGAAACCGCGGCAACCTACCAGCTAATATTCGGACCGGAGGAACTATAA
- a CDS encoding radical SAM/SPASM domain-containing protein: protein MNSNRCWGSPFTTAEIEHTLQNKQLLTAELELSRVCDLRCIYCYASSGEKLNNELDFEEITDAVDQCRDLGARKIIILGGGEPMLYPRIMDVIRYIHELGLEIELFSNGTRITPEIASELYSMGVQPVIKFNSLDPQIQDMLAGKKDAHKAIRQGLNNLLEAGYSKGDIPIGAQTIICRQNYAEIPEMWRWLRTRKIIPYFETITDQGRAKDHMELALNPEQIGELFDELSHIDREEFGIEWEPKPPVAAFSCKRHFYSCTITTTGEVIPCPGVDISAGNLRFDTLENIISQSDVFNNLRNIRQTITGPCKTCDLSAECYGCRGMAHHLNGDYLSSDPLCWRN, encoded by the coding sequence ATGAATTCAAACCGCTGCTGGGGAAGCCCATTTACCACGGCTGAAATTGAACATACCCTCCAAAACAAGCAATTGCTCACAGCAGAGCTTGAACTGAGCAGGGTTTGTGACCTGCGCTGTATCTACTGCTATGCCTCATCCGGAGAAAAGCTCAATAATGAGCTGGATTTCGAAGAGATTACCGATGCGGTGGATCAGTGCCGGGACCTCGGCGCGCGTAAGATAATTATCCTTGGCGGGGGAGAGCCTATGCTCTACCCCCGCATTATGGATGTGATCCGTTATATTCATGAACTCGGTCTGGAAATTGAATTGTTCAGCAACGGAACCAGAATCACCCCTGAAATAGCATCTGAACTGTATTCCATGGGAGTACAGCCGGTGATTAAATTCAACAGCCTTGACCCGCAGATTCAGGATATGCTGGCCGGTAAAAAAGACGCCCACAAAGCCATTCGCCAAGGCCTCAACAATCTCCTTGAAGCCGGATACAGCAAAGGTGATATCCCCATCGGTGCCCAGACCATCATCTGCCGACAGAACTATGCAGAAATCCCGGAAATGTGGCGCTGGCTGCGCACCCGTAAAATAATTCCCTACTTTGAAACCATTACCGATCAGGGAAGGGCCAAGGATCACATGGAGCTGGCTCTCAATCCTGAGCAGATCGGGGAATTATTCGATGAGCTTTCACACATTGACCGTGAAGAATTCGGAATAGAATGGGAGCCGAAACCACCTGTTGCTGCATTTTCCTGCAAACGGCATTTTTATTCCTGCACCATAACCACCACCGGGGAAGTTATTCCCTGCCCGGGCGTGGATATTTCCGCAGGCAACCTGCGGTTTGACACACTTGAAAATATTATTTCGCAGAGCGACGTATTCAATAATCTGCGCAACATCCGCCAGACCATTACCGGACCATGCAAGACATGCGATTTAAGCGCAGAATGTTACGGCTGCCGTGGCATGGCCCATCACCTGAACGGTGACTATCTCTCATCCGACCCGCTCTGCTGGCGCAATTAA